A genomic window from Salvia hispanica cultivar TCC Black 2014 chromosome 5, UniMelb_Shisp_WGS_1.0, whole genome shotgun sequence includes:
- the LOC125187788 gene encoding uncharacterized protein LOC125187788, whose translation MASDGRRREGVYVYDMIAGAPRAPAAAKGAVWGSLVRSKTYREKNKVGEQPRRSERRSVSGAEGDVGAAAALLQVKVLASDMPGFMQLHAFRCARTTFDALDKFSSKHMAFTIKKEFDKVYGPAWHCIVGSSFGSFVTHSTGCFLYFSMEKLYILVFKTKVERALLDHV comes from the exons ATGGCGAGCGATGGGCGAAGGAGAGAAGGCGTCTACGTGTACGACATGATCGCGGGAGCTCCACGAGCGCCCGCGGCCGCCAAGGGCGCGGTGTGGGGGTCGTTGGTGAGGTCGAAGACTTATAGGGAGAAAAACAAGGTGGGGGAGCAGCCGAGGAGGTCGGAGAGGAGGTCGGTGTCCGGGGCAGAAGGGGACGTGGGGGCCGCCGCGGCGCTGCTGCAGGTGAAGGTGTTGGCGAGTGACATGCCGGGGTTCATGCAGCTGCATGCCTTCCGATGTGCTAGGACTACTTTTGATGCATTGGACAAGTTTAGCTCCAAGCATATGGCTTTTACCATTAAaaag GAATTCGATAAGGTGTATGGACCTGCGTGGCATTGCATTGTTGGATCGAGTTTTGGGTCATTTGTGACACACTCAACTGGATGTTTTCTCTACTTCTCTATGGAGAAGCTATACATTTTGGTGTTCAAGACCAAAGTTGAAAGAGCATTACTTGatcatgtttaa